One window of the Eucalyptus grandis isolate ANBG69807.140 chromosome 8, ASM1654582v1, whole genome shotgun sequence genome contains the following:
- the LOC104457237 gene encoding protein root UVB sensitive 4, translating into MQSPLHTAPHPRHPRLLPRRRHEPRTPVSRKPRTAVVASLRTPLHSGPEEDELRGDGGGGFGPTSSPVAAAAKLPVVVRESGKVSRYVWDGDCLRLVSVDGGAASLGLGFDGGARKLGRACGVLVRDFFIPKRVGAGYMGYVKWKLLHRVFSSALQVLATQAMFRAIGIGYSRSLPSAAAFNWVLKDGLGRLSRCIYTASLASAFDTNLKRVRFSTSVIFSLSFGVELLTPVFPQYFLLLASIANIAKQISLACYLATGSAVHRSFAVADNLGEVSAKAQIQTVCFDNLGLMLAALLNMSFKNNQRLLAALPFVVYPIFAALDLLGIYQGLKHVHLQTLTKDRLEIILNTWIESGYVPLPAEVSKKEGIDIFNTKSKDFWPIRIGILSTKVQIPKLSLMVMKSVNSKDYYFICLETFGGLARNAERNILLCLREGAGTSDVIMGLLQACYIRKALIPNKNQWEKILRASDVSDSGFKEWFRLAEDSKQRAERSVRTVTDQIAAMGWAAKNILLSTREQARYSFIDD; encoded by the exons ATGCAATCCCCTCTCCACACGGCGCCCCATCCACGCCACCcccgtcttcttcctcgccggCGCCATGAACCCCGAACGCCCGTTTCGAGAAAACCCAGAACCGCCGTCGTCGCCTCCCTGAGGACCCCGCTCCACTCCGGCCCGGAGGAGGATGAACTCCgcggagacggcggcggcggcttcggACCCACTTCTTCAcccgtggcggcggcggcgaagctCCCCGTGGTGGTTAGGGAGTCCGGGAAGGTGTCGAGGTACGTCTGGGATGGGGATTGCCTGCGGCTGGTGAGCGTCGACGGCGGGGCGGCGTCGCTCGGCCTCGGTTTCGACGGCGGGGCTCGGAAGCTGGGGAGGGCCTGCGGGGTGCTCGTGAGGGATTTCTTCATCCCGAAGCGAGTGGGCGCGGGGTACATGGGCTATGTCAAGTGGAAGCTCTTGCACCGCGTCTTCAGCTCGGCTCTTCAGGTTCTTGCTACTCAG GCGATGTTCCGAGCTATAGGGATTGGATACTCTCGATCACTGCCCTCGGCTGCTGCATTCAATTGGGTCTTGAAAGATGGACTCGGACGGCTGAGTAGGTGCATTTACACTGCTAGCCTGGCATCTGCTTTTGATACCAACTTGAAG AGGGTTCGGTTCTCAACATCCGTTATCTTCAGTTTGAGTTTTGGTGTGGAGCTGCTGACTCCTGTATTCCCGCAATACTTCCTGCTTCTTGCATCCATAGCCAACATTGCAAAACAAATCAGCCTCGCATGCTATTTGGCCACTGGT TCTGCTGTTCATCGGAGCTTTGCTGTAGCTGATAACCTTGGTGAAGTTTCTGCAAAAGCGCAG ATTCAAACAGTGTGCTTTGATAATCTTGGCCTTATGCTTGCTGCACTTCTTAACATGTCATTCAAGAACAATCAAAG ATTACTTGCAGCTTTACCTTTTGTGGTATACCCTATCTTCGCAGCACTAGACCTTTTGGGAATATATCAGGGACTCAAGCATGTCCACCTGCAAACACTAACTAAG GACAGGCTTGAGATCATCTTAAATACATGGATCGAGTCTGGGTACGTACCTTTGCCTGCTGAAGTAAGCAAAAAGGAGGGAATTGACATATTTAATACAAAAA gCAAAGACTTTTGGCCCATAAGAATAGGGATCTTGAGCACCAAGGTTCAGATTCCCAAGTTGTCATTGATGGTCATGAAATCTGTGAATAGCAAAGATTATTACTTCATCTGCTTGGAGACCTTTGGAGGATTGGCAAGAAATGCAGAA CGAAATATCCTGCTTTGTCTAAGAGAAGGAGCTGGCACTTCAGATGTTATCATGGGTCTTTTGCAG GCATGTTACATCCGCAAGGCCCTAATTCCGAATAAGAACCAATGGGAGAAGATTTTAAGGGCCAGCGATGTCTCTGATTCTGGTTTCAAGGAGTGGTTTAGGTTGGCCGAGGACAGCAAGCAGCGTGCTGAAAGAAGTGTTCGCACAGTGACTGACCAAATCGCAGCAATGGGTTGGGCTGCTAAGAATATTTTATTGAGCACAAGGGAGCAGGCTCGGTACAGCTTTATAGATGACTGA